The segment GCCGCATGACGAGCAGGCGCTCAAGCCGGCGACGAGCACCAAAGCCAAGGACGACGGAGACAACGAGTCGCGTTTCACGTCAACAGCGCCGTTAGACCGTTGCCGACCTGCCCCGCGCCCATCCCGAACGTCTGATCCGTCCCTCCATAAGCTTGGTAAAGGGTGTGCAAGACAGTGGTCGTGTTCTCGCCGACTATCCGGATGTGCTGATCGCCCTTGAGCTTGCCGCCCGCCTTGCCCGAAACGAGAAGAGGAAAATCAATGGGTGAATGGGTTTGCGATTCCGATGTGCACGAGGTCGTGTAGACGGCCGAGTTGTCGAGCAGCGTGCTTGCGCCGTCAGCCGTGTTCTTCATCTTGGTCAGCAGATCGGCAAGGTTGCTCATCGCGTACCGAACGCCGGTGTTCATGCCCGCCGTCGCATACGCCGCGCCCTTCGGACTTTGTCGGTGACCGTAATCGCCGTGGTACCCGCCCGTACCCAAACCGCAGTCGGCATAACTTTGGAAAGACGCCGGAGTCGTGAACGTGTAGCTGAAGATGCGCGTCAGATCAGTGGATAAAGCAAACACCAGCAGTTCATTGAACGCTTCACACCGGGCGCGTGACAGCGAGCCATCGGCGCCTCGGTTGGGATATCCCATGTCCGGATCGACCAGCTTGCCCACCACCTTCGGTCCTTGCGCGCGCATGATCTGAGTTTGCAGCTCCTGAACACCCTGGAGGTGCCGGTCAAGACGTTGCTGGTCTTCGGCGCCGAGTTTGGTACGAAGCGCCGCCGCCTCCGTGTTGACGGCGTCGAGCACCATTTGCCTGCGCAGCAGGTCCGGATCGGGAGCCGCCGGGGCTGCGCCGCTCGTTGTGCTCGCAAACGGAAACAGCTTCTTGAAGAGGTTCGCGGGGCTGAACTCCGGTGGGTTTGGTTGCCCTTGAGCGGAGAACGACATGACGTCACCGAGCGCCGTGCTACCGGACGAGCTTCCGATGCCAATGTGAAGGCCGTTCACGCCGAAGGTGGTCCCGGTGCCGATCATCTTCCCAATGACCTGATCGATCGTGGGCAGCAGTGTCGTCTTGGTTCCGTTGGTCGCACCGGACAGGGCGCATGCCGGAAAGCTGGCGTGGGCCGCGCTGTCGGGGACTTTGACGTCCATGCCCGTGACGACAGACAGCCAGGGTTTGACTGCCAGAAGCGGTTCCAGCTCTTCGCTCAGCGTCCATGCATCGCCGATCCCCGTGGCGTTCGGAACCCATCGCGACGGGATGATCCCATTGCCGAAAAACCAAAAGCCGAACCGGACGGGAAGCTTCGTCCCGTCCGCGTACGCGGTTCCGTTCCCGTTGAGCATGGCGCCCAGGCGAGGCAGTGGCACGACGACACTGGCGCCACCCGCGATCATCCCGCGCAAAACCTTGCGACGCGAAATTCCGTTGCGACCGAAAAGCATCCTTTTCCTCCCTTACATCGGTGTGACGAAACGGAAGCCATCATTACCAACCAGATCGACGAGCAACTGATCGATTCGGTTTCCGGCTTTGGAGAACTGGCTGATGAGTTGATTGAGGGCGACGCCGTCCTTGTCGACCGGCAGACGCCCGAGCGCGTTTTCATAAACCTTGCTGACCAGGCACGGACCGGTGACGGCGTTCTTTCGCACCACGGTCCCCAGCTCTGCGAGATTGCTGAACGCGACGCCGTTGAGCGTGCCGGTCGTGTCGACGGACTGACCGTTGTCGGTGGTCCGGTACTGTCCCGTTGTGTCGAAGTTCTCCATGGCGAACCCGATCGGATCCATCAACGCGTGGCAAGCCGCGCACTGCGCCTGCGAGCGATGCACGCTCAGGATCTGTCGAACCGTCGAACCCGCCGGGGCCATCGCCGGTAGCGGCGGCGTGCCAGGCGGCGGTGGCGGAATGGTCTCGCAAAGAAGCATCTCGTCGACGAATTTTCCGCGCAGGGTCGGTGATGTGAGCTGCGCGTGCGCGTGACCGGCAAGGATGGCGGCGGAGCCGAGAAGGCCGACCCGGGGCGAGCCGGCGGGAAAATCGACACGATGGAAGCCGTCGTCGGTCGCCGTGAATGGTACACCATAGAAAGCGGCCAGCTCTTTGTTCACGAACGTCGACGTGCTTTCGAACAGCGAGAGGTAGTCGCCCTTCTGCGTGAAGGCGAGGTCGTCGATGCGCAACTCGAGTTCCTGCAGCATCGCCGCTCGCAGCGTGGTTGTGTACGCGGGGAACATGGTCGGGTCCTTGTCCGCCTGGCTCAAACTGAAGGCGTCGAAGAGCTGGTCGACGAACGCCGCGAGCGAGCGATGAACGCGCGGATCCGCCAGCATCCGCTGCGCCTGGGTGAGACTGCCGGCCGGGGCGGACAGCGCGTCCTGGGCGGCAGCGTCGAGCAGAGCGTCGTCCGGGACCGAAGCCCACAAGGTGGCGGCCAGCCGCGACGCCATCTCGAAGCTGGTGTACTTCATACGCCCGCCGTCAGCCGCGCTGGGAGTGCCGAGTTCGACGCGATAAAGGAACTGAGGCGACTGCAAAATTGCCCACACGGCATAGCGAACGCCCGTGAGCACGTCACTGCCAGACTGATTGCCGATGTTCGTGGCCAAGTTCAAAAAGAGCGTGGTCTCGGCGCTGGTCAGCGGGCGACGGAACGCGCGGCGACCGAAGCCATTCAACGCCTGTGTCAGGCACGCTGTGTCTGTCGTCGACTTCGGCAGGCACGACAAGACGGCGGACGCGTGCGTCGCATCGGCGAACGCATAGGCGGTCGCGTTGCCGAGGACAGTTTCATATTGATCGACACCGGCCGGCGATAGGGAGACAGAAGAAGCGCCCACCGTGGCGAAACCTCCGACCAAGGTGTCTGCCTCAACCGGCGCAAGCGGTACGCCGCCACCCAATAGGTCTTGCAAGCTATTGGCGAACTCCCAGGCGGTCAGCCTGTGCAGGCCCGCCGCGGTCAAAGGGGACGCAGGAAGGTTCAGAAGGCTGACCCCGGATGACGACGATGGGGTCGCGCCGCCGTTGCCGCCTGACCCGGGCGGGTTGGCGCCAGCCGAGCCGCCGGTTCCCGCCGTGGGTTCCGGCTCACCGTTCACGGCTGTGGCGATCTGTCCTGTGCAGGCGCCGGCCATTGTACAAAATAGTACCAGTGTTCCGATACTGTCCGAGAGTCGCATGGATCTCATCCTCCCACGGTCAGAGCGCGCTACGTGTCTGTCTATCTATCTAGCAGACGGCGAGCATTTAATCAGCAGGCACCGATAATGTGTCAGCGTTTTTGTTGATCAATCTTTTCGTGTTTGTCTTTAACGGTCGTTTTGGCCGGACATTTCTAAGTGGCCCAAAGTGACTTCGACTCTTTTGGCGCTTGATCAGCCAGGGCCTCTGGCTGACAACGGTCTGACCGTGGCGTCTGAGCGACGCGGAGCGACTGGCCCAGGGCCGGTTATTTCGCCGACCGTGACTGGCGACCGACACACGACAAATTCCCTGACCCATATTGTCGCCTCGCGGTCATCCGTGCGCCCTCCCCGCCCCGTGGTGGGCAAACCACCAACGCAGGCGAAAGTGAAGCTGCTTGATACCGAGAGTCTAAACCTCCGTACCAAGGCGTCGATAGTTTGGAGGTGTTCTTTTCTAAAGTGCTGTCCATCGGACGGGGGGTGGCACCGCGCAGGGCATGCATGTGCCTGGTGGCGGCTCTCTCTTGGACGGCGGCTTGCCGGCCGGCCGAGCCATTTAGAAACGTCTCGCAGGACGCCATGCAGTCGGTCGAGATGCCGGACTGGGGAGTGACGGGCGGCCCTATCGACGCAGGCACGGGAGGCGCCGGAACCATTGGTTCCGGTGGAGGCACAGGGGGCCATTCGTTCGGCTCGGGCGGTGCGGTGGGCAGCGGTGGCGCGACCAGTGCAATGGACGCGTTTCAAATGGATGGGTCCGCAGGGACTGGCGGCATCACCGGGCCGGTCGATGCCCCCAGCGACAGCGGTGACAGCGGTGCCAGCTGCGGATCGCTCAAAGACGGCCTGGTAGGCTATTGGAAGCTCGATGAAGGTAAGACGCCGATCATCGACTCATCGGGATTTGGGAACAGCAGAACACTGGTTAATGCCCCCAACTGGGCGCCGGGCCCCCCATTGATGTGCGCCAATCTCAATGCCCTGGTTCTGAACGGAACGAATCAGTATGCGTCGCTTGGCAATCCCGCTGTTTTGAATTTCAGTGGACAGATCACTTTGAGTGCTTGGGTGAAGGCGTCATCATCCACTGGCGCCCATAATCTTGTTGCCCACGGCTACGATGCCAACCACGAGGTATTCCTGCGTATCGCGAGCCCCAATTACGAGGTTGGCAGCTGGGTGGCTGGCACAACGTATTCGACGACCTACGTAGTACCGGGCGGTGACATTGGAACGTGGGTGCATCTAGCCGGGGTCTATGACGGAACCAGGTGGCATCTTTACCGCAATGGCGTGCCGGTCTCCAGTTCAGTGCAGACAGTCGGCGCGGTGACTGTCACCAGCAACTGGGCCATCGGGGCCCGTGGCGACGGCACTTCGCGCTTGCTCGCAGGGGTCATTGATGAGGTCCGCATCTACAATCGAGCGCTTTCGGCAGCCGAGATCGCGGACCTCTACCCCTGATCGACCGCCTTCATTCGAGCTCCGGACGCTGCTCGCCTTCGAGGCGCTGAGCAATTTCTCGAGCACAGTCTCAGGATCTGCGCAGCGTCGAATCACATCAAGTTTTCCTTGCGGCGGATGCCTGGGATCAACTGCCCCTTCCACCCCGCCAGAACCGGACATTTCTATCTGGCACAAACCGGACATTTCATGTGGCTGCCACATCGAACTGTGTGCGTTTGGCGTTTACGTTATTTTCATCGGACAGCCTGCCCTCGCTCGCCGCTGCCACTATTGAATTTTGGTCAATTGTGAAGCAACATTCTTCCCTTGAGAGTCCTTCGGTGAAGCGCAACGCAATGCGAGTGCTGGCGCGCGGCGAGGTTCTGGTGCTGTCGTCGATGCTCGTCGGGTGTACGCAGATGACGACGCCTGCAGGACCGCGGACTGGATCGCCTGATGCGCCAGGAGAATGGGCCGATGCCGCGTCCGTCGACGCGGCGTCCGTCGATGTCGCGTCCGTCGATGCCACGGCGATCTCACCAGACGCCACCGCCACGGAGGATGCCTCGCACGACGTCGTGACTGCCGGGGGCATCGCCGACGAGGCCCTGCCGCTGTCCACGTGCGGCCGCTGGATCGTGGACGCCCAGGGTCGCCGCGTGAAGCTCGCCGGCGTGAACTGGTACGGGGCCAACGATGTGGACCTGGTGGTCGGCGGACTGGACAAGGTCTCCCTGGCCAGTGTCGCCGGCAAGATTCGAGAGCTTGGGTTCAATTCAGTCCGGCTGCCGTTCTCGAACGAGATGTTGCATTCGACGGCGGTCGTCACGGATGCGGTGGCGGCAAACCCCACGCTACGAGGCAAGACGGCCATCGCGATCTTCGACGCCACCGTCGAGGCGCTCGCGCGCGCGGGACTGCTGATCGTTCTCAACAATCATTCCACGCACGCGATGTGGTGTTGCAACTACGACGACGACGGTCTTTGGTACACGAAGGAGTACAGCGAAGAACAGTGGATTGCCGACTGGGAATTCATGGCGCAACGTTATGCGGACAATCCCCGCGTCGTGGGAGCCGACTTGCGCAACGAGATCCGGATCGCCAAACCGGTGACCGGCCTTTTGCCTCGCCTGCCGAACTGGGGCGGGGGCGACGCGAATGACTGGCGCGCCGCCGCGACGCGCGCTGGCGATCGCATTGCCGCGAAGACCCCCCGCTGGCTGATCATCGTCGAGGGGCTCAACTCGGCCGATGATCTGACGGCCGTCGGTGGCAACCCGATCGTCCTCAAGACGCCCAAGAAGCTGGTGTATTCGGCGCATCAATACGGTTTCTTCCGGCCAGGCCTGCCCGCCATTCCCGGCCTCGGTGGCACCTACGACACGATGGACGCGGGACAGCTGAGCAGCGCGAGCCAAAAGCAATGGGGCTACCTGACCGAACCCGCGCAGCCGTTCACGGCGCCGGTTTGGCTTGGTGAGTTCGGCGACAGCGCATCGTCGGATCCGAAATGGCTGACCAACCTGGCCGCCTATCTCCACGAAACCGATATCGACTGGGCCTACTGGGCGATCAACGGCGGACCCAAGGCCAGCGGCGATCCCGAACCCTACGGCCTCCTCGATGACGATTGGACGACGGTACGCGACGACTGGCGTCTGTCGACGCTCCGGTCGCTGCAGTCGGGGACTCGGGGGCCGGGAATCACCGGCTCCGCGGAGGCCTGCCCCTGACGAATCGGTCTACGTCCTGGACCCGAATCGTGCGGGTCGCGACCGGCCGCCGCGGCGCTTCGCCCACTTGATACCAGCTCCCGGGTCACTGGCCGGTTCCTCCGCCAACGATGTTGTTCGCCCATTTCTGGACGCAGGCCATTTCGGTGGCGGACAACGGCGCGGCGACCGTCGCCAGTGGCATCTGGGCGCCGCAGGGGGGCGTCGCCTTCAGCTTGTCCAGGAACAGACCCGTCGCTGGTTGGGACCGCCCGGCCGCGCCCGCCGTGACCATCATTCGACGACGGGCGCGCCGACGCAGACGCCGGCGACGCACTTCGCGCCGCCCGCGCAGCCGTTCTTCAGGTGAGCGTTGGTGCCGCGGCGGACCGGCAGCGCCGATTGGTACGCGGCGCAAAAGGAGATCCATGATGAAAGCCCTATCCCTGTCGCGCCGAGCGCACAGACGTAATCGCCCACAGTCCTGCTCGGCGGGCACCTGTTTTCAAAACCGCCGCTGTCGAAGAGAGGGCGCATCAAGCATTCCTCAATTTGAGCACACGGAAAACGTCAGGACTTACACCAAGGACTCTTAGGGCGGCGGCAGCGACATGAAGAACGGCCAGACCGCCTGCGCGTAGTTGACACCGCCCTGACTGGTGTTCGTGTGGCCACCGTTGAGGGCGCACCAGACGACGGGATAGGCGGCGGGGCAATTGTACTTGATGCACGCCGGATACTGGGGATCGTAGACGGTGCCGGTCGTGCCCTGGCAGCCGTTCCTCACCAGGAGCTCGTCGCGCGCCGCCGAGGAACCGTGGCTGTCGAGGTGGGGTTCCACCGTGTTCACCACGATGGGATTCTGGTCGTCGGCGGTGTCGGCAATCATGAACGCCGCGACCGGCCCGGTGCACGGCCAGCGATGCTCGCGCTTGCCGCCCGCGATGGCGACGAAGCCGCGCAGCTGATCGGCGTCGCCGCAACCGAGCGTGTAGGCCTCCCACGCGCCGCTGCTGGCGCCGCCGATGAACTCCTTGTCCTGGTCCACGCAGTAGCGCGCTTCGATCCAGTTCAGGACGCCGCGGACGTAGGCCATCTCCGGGCTGTTCACGCACCAGGCCAGGTGTGTCGTATCTCCCGAGCAGGCCTGGCCCCCATCGGCGAAGCAGGAGCCGTCCAAAGGACCTCCGTTCTTGATGGAGAGATTGACCCTGATGGCGCCGGCGTCGCCCGGCAGGCCCAGGCCGCCGCCTCCGCTGCCGCAACCGCCGCCTCCCATGAAGATCGGATACGCCGTGTTGGCGTCGTAGCCGGAGGGAAGCTGGACGGAGAAGCTGCGGGTGGTGAAATCTTGGTTCGCTGCCACGCGCGGCGCGAACTCGGGCGCGATGCAATCACGTGGGCAGTTGCCCATGGCCGCGCTGCACCCCGTGCACTTGGGCAAAGAAAGCGATTGATTGCCCGCCATCGCCGCGGTCATGCTGCAGCCCTGGCTCTTGCCGTGCTTCCGCGCGACCGATGCGTCGCTGCCGTCGCCCGACGCTCCGTCGCTGGTCGACGCGACATCGCTCCCATCGGCGCCGTTTCCGACGGAGCTGCCTCCCGTCGAGCCGACAGTCCCCGAGGCCCCGCCGGTGACGCTCGCGCTCCCCGTCCCGCCTGCGCCACCGCCGCCGCCAGCACCGCCCGAGCTGCTCGAGCCGCCCGAAGCGATGTCGCCACTGCCGCAAGCGGCGGCACCAAAGAAACTCACGAACCCGAGCAAACAAACAACCACTCGGTACTGCATTTCTCACTTATAGAACCGACGATCGCGGACCGTCAAGAGGGTAAGCGGCATTTTAAAAACGTTTTTCCTCGGCAAAACTTCACGATCAAATCGTTTGAACAAGCGGGCCGGCGATCGGGTTGAGCGGATCTCTTGGCCAATATGCCCGTCGCCGGCGTCATCACAGCCTATGCGACGATACTTGGGCAAATGCGCCTCGCGAACCCAAACATCGTCTTGCTCATCGCGGAACGCACCCCGGAGAGTAAGCCTGCGGTCGTCACACTCAACGCCGACATCGCGACATCGGCCACGGATAACAGCACTGCACAATCTCAAGCCCCGATCGGCGCCGATCCGAGCGCTGTCCACATCACATTCTCGGCGGCGTCCAGTCGACGTTTCACTGTCGACAGCGACACTTTCAAGTGGACGGCGATGTCATTCAAGCGCAAGCCGTCTACCCGACGCAGAAGAAACACGCTCCTCAAATCGTCATTCAGGCGATCGACGGCGGCGCACGCCGCCTTTAACTGGGCCGCTACCTCGGGCGACACGGTCCGGGCCACGAGACCTTCCAGATCGGCCGGATCTTGGTTCAAAAGGCCCAAGCGGGCCATCATGCGGCGGCGGCGAAAGACCTTGTGCGCGGTGCCGACCACGATGGCGGAAAGCCAACGCCCGAACGACTCCGGAGCTTTCAATCTGCTTAGCGACTGTTGCGCCTGAATGAAAGTATCCTGGACCAGATCATCCAGATCCGAATCCATGCCCATCAAGACCAGCGCCAGCAGGCGAACCCGATGAGTGTGGCGTCGGAACAGGATCTCTAGTGCCTGGGAAGCACCACGCTGCGCTTCGATGACAAGCGCGGCGTCGGTGGGCCCGTCGCCTGATGCGGCCATACCATCCGAATCAGAAGTCCCCGCCACTTTAAATAGACACACTCGTCGCAATAGACAGGGAGCGAAGGCGCGCGGACACGTGACGGTCCCGCAAACCACTGTGGCGAAGGAACAACGCTTTGTCTCTAATTGGCTCGGTCGAAAGGTCGACGGCGGGCCACGAACAGACCGAACAGTCCCATCAACCACAGAACGCTCGGCGCCGCGAAGGATTGGTCAGCGACACTGCAACCACCGCTGGTGCCGCCGCCGGCGCTCGGTGCGCTGCCTCCCGTGCCCGTGGAAGGCGGCGGCGAGCCGCCCGCGCCACCGCCGGTGCCACCGCCCGCGGCGCCGCCAGTCCCGCCGGGCGCGCCGCCGGTTGCGGAACTGGACGTGTCGGCGGCGGTCTCGGCCACCGACGCGTCCGGCAATGATGAATCTACCTCGCCCGCAGCCGCGTCAACCGTGGCGCCCGCGTCGGCAGGCGGCGCGCTCAACGCGGCGGTCACGGAGTCGGCGAACAGCTTGCCGATGGCCAGGGTGCCGGTGTCGTTCGGGTGCATGCCGTCCGGAAAATACTCGGGATGCATCGCGAACGCCTTGCGATAGTCGATCAGAACCGAACCTGTATCGGCGGCGATCTGATCGATGATGGGCAGAATCTCTTTGTCGATGACGGTCTGTTGAACCGGCGTATTGACGAAGACCCACAGACGAACCAGAAACGTCTTTGGGTGACTGGGCAACGCCTGAAAAGTTTGCACCAGCTTGGTGTAGTCGGCCTGAAACTCGCCTTTGTGCGCGTCCCACGTTCCTTTGAATGAGTCGTTGCCTCCGAACCAGTACAAGACCACGTCAGGGTTGTAAGTTTCGGCCGCCTTCATCTGGCTGGTGCTGGCGTATGCCGTACTGATCGAGCTGATCGCGGTCGTCCCTTCGACGGCAAAGTTCTTGACCTCGAATCCAGAGCCGAGGTCGCGGCCCATCTCGTCAGGCACGTGATGTCCGGTGGTCGAGCCCAGCCCCTGCATGGCGCTGGTGCCGGTGCAGGCAACCTTCAACGTCGCGGCAAAAACCGGCGGCGCCGCAAGCAGCGCCGCAGTTGCGACCAGGACAGGCGCCAGTATTCTAGCCAGCGAACGTCCCAAAGCCGTGTGACTTGTCAATGCCGTCACGCGATGATCTCCGTGATCAGGCCAGGCGCGCTGGGATCGCCAAAGTTGTCGACCAGGTCGCCGGTCGGTTTGCGGCAGCCGGCCGCGCTGGCGATGGTGGTCAGCACGCGGTGACTGGCCCCCGGCGACATCAGGTGCATGCCGGTCTTCAAGAACCCGCCGGCGTTGCCAGCGATGACATAGGGAATGTTGGTGCTGCCGTGGGTGGGACCGTTGTCCAGTGAGTTGGTCCAGATGTTCACGCTGGAATCGAGCAGCGTCCCGCCCGAGGGCAACGTGTACGCCGTCAGGCGGTCCAAAAGCCGCTTGAAGTGGCGGGCGTGGATCTGATCGATCCCGTGGTGAAGCTGAACGGAGTTCTGAATCACCGTGCCGGCCTGACCGTCGGAGTTGTTTCGGTGCGAGACCGGGTGATACGCCGGCGCGAGCACGCCGTTGACCGTGTACCGGGTGTGATCGTTGCAGCTTCCCACCTGCAGCGTCGCGGTGCGCGCCCGGTCAGACGCGAAGGCGAAGGCGATCAGATCGATCTGCATTCCGGTCGCCGTCTCGATGTTGGCGTCGGTGGTGTGTGATCCGTTGATGGCCATCAACGCGGCGACGTCAATCATCGGGCCAAGGACGTTGGTCATGTTCATTTCCATGTCGCGGATGCTGGACATGTGCAGGTCCACGCGCTGGCGATCATCCTGGCTCAGCTCGGGGCGAGCCAGCAGCTCCATCAGCTCGCCGCGAAGCAAGTCATTGACGGACAAGCGCTGGGCGGCGACCTTCTGGTACGTGCCGGGATCCGTCTGCATCGTGCCGGTGAGACCGACCGTTCGCTGGTAGGCGGTCCAGGGATTGTTGTCGCCGACGCGCAGGATTCCTTTCAGGCCGAAGGACAGTGAATCATCTCGGAACTCACCTTTGCGACCCGCGTAAAGTGTCAGCGGCTCCTGTCCATTGGCGGTCTGATTGGCGATGAAGACGTCGATGGATTCCGAGACCGGCAACTGCCGTGGGTAGACGCCGGTGACCGGCGCTCCCGTCGACGCGGCCACCGCGCCGCCGCCATGCAGCTGGGAGTACTTGAAGCTGGTGCCGCGAAGGAAGATCAGCTTGGCCGCGTAGTCCTTGAGGATGCTGGT is part of the Polyangia bacterium genome and harbors:
- a CDS encoding GDSL-type esterase/lipase family protein: MKVACTGTSAMQGLGSTTGHHVPDEMGRDLGSGFEVKNFAVEGTTAISSISTAYASTSQMKAAETYNPDVVLYWFGGNDSFKGTWDAHKGEFQADYTKLVQTFQALPSHPKTFLVRLWVFVNTPVQQTVIDKEILPIIDQIAADTGSVLIDYRKAFAMHPEYFPDGMHPNDTGTLAIGKLFADSVTAALSAPPADAGATVDAAAGEVDSSLPDASVAETAADTSSSATGGAPGGTGGAAGGGTGGGAGGSPPPSTGTGGSAPSAGGGTSGGCSVADQSFAAPSVLWLMGLFGLFVARRRPFDRAN
- a CDS encoding cellulase family glycosylhydrolase codes for the protein MKRNAMRVLARGEVLVLSSMLVGCTQMTTPAGPRTGSPDAPGEWADAASVDAASVDVASVDATAISPDATATEDASHDVVTAGGIADEALPLSTCGRWIVDAQGRRVKLAGVNWYGANDVDLVVGGLDKVSLASVAGKIRELGFNSVRLPFSNEMLHSTAVVTDAVAANPTLRGKTAIAIFDATVEALARAGLLIVLNNHSTHAMWCCNYDDDGLWYTKEYSEEQWIADWEFMAQRYADNPRVVGADLRNEIRIAKPVTGLLPRLPNWGGGDANDWRAAATRAGDRIAAKTPRWLIIVEGLNSADDLTAVGGNPIVLKTPKKLVYSAHQYGFFRPGLPAIPGLGGTYDTMDAGQLSSASQKQWGYLTEPAQPFTAPVWLGEFGDSASSDPKWLTNLAAYLHETDIDWAYWAINGGPKASGDPEPYGLLDDDWTTVRDDWRLSTLRSLQSGTRGPGITGSAEACP
- a CDS encoding DUF1552 domain-containing protein, which encodes MLFGRNGISRRKVLRGMIAGGASVVVPLPRLGAMLNGNGTAYADGTKLPVRFGFWFFGNGIIPSRWVPNATGIGDAWTLSEELEPLLAVKPWLSVVTGMDVKVPDSAAHASFPACALSGATNGTKTTLLPTIDQVIGKMIGTGTTFGVNGLHIGIGSSSGSTALGDVMSFSAQGQPNPPEFSPANLFKKLFPFASTTSGAAPAAPDPDLLRRQMVLDAVNTEAAALRTKLGAEDQQRLDRHLQGVQELQTQIMRAQGPKVVGKLVDPDMGYPNRGADGSLSRARCEAFNELLVFALSTDLTRIFSYTFTTPASFQSYADCGLGTGGYHGDYGHRQSPKGAAYATAGMNTGVRYAMSNLADLLTKMKNTADGASTLLDNSAVYTTSCTSESQTHSPIDFPLLVSGKAGGKLKGDQHIRIVGENTTTVLHTLYQAYGGTDQTFGMGAGQVGNGLTALLT
- a CDS encoding LamG domain-containing protein; translation: MQSVEMPDWGVTGGPIDAGTGGAGTIGSGGGTGGHSFGSGGAVGSGGATSAMDAFQMDGSAGTGGITGPVDAPSDSGDSGASCGSLKDGLVGYWKLDEGKTPIIDSSGFGNSRTLVNAPNWAPGPPLMCANLNALVLNGTNQYASLGNPAVLNFSGQITLSAWVKASSSTGAHNLVAHGYDANHEVFLRIASPNYEVGSWVAGTTYSTTYVVPGGDIGTWVHLAGVYDGTRWHLYRNGVPVSSSVQTVGAVTVTSNWAIGARGDGTSRLLAGVIDEVRIYNRALSAAEIADLYP
- a CDS encoding RNA polymerase sigma factor, which encodes MAASGDGPTDAALVIEAQRGASQALEILFRRHTHRVRLLALVLMGMDSDLDDLVQDTFIQAQQSLSRLKAPESFGRWLSAIVVGTAHKVFRRRRMMARLGLLNQDPADLEGLVARTVSPEVAAQLKAACAAVDRLNDDLRSVFLLRRVDGLRLNDIAVHLKVSLSTVKRRLDAAENVMWTALGSAPIGA
- a CDS encoding DUF1552 domain-containing protein, which encodes MIAKKHFPRRRFLRGLGGVVVGLPALDVFQARARAAAAPAKIYSALMLQQNGLVQGPHMGGGVVTAVVNGAPPETDMYWPRAMGPLNAATMAGADADQATSILKDYAAKLIFLRGTSFKYSQLHGGGAVAASTGAPVTGVYPRQLPVSESIDVFIANQTANGQEPLTLYAGRKGEFRDDSLSFGLKGILRVGDNNPWTAYQRTVGLTGTMQTDPGTYQKVAAQRLSVNDLLRGELMELLARPELSQDDRQRVDLHMSSIRDMEMNMTNVLGPMIDVAALMAINGSHTTDANIETATGMQIDLIAFAFASDRARTATLQVGSCNDHTRYTVNGVLAPAYHPVSHRNNSDGQAGTVIQNSVQLHHGIDQIHARHFKRLLDRLTAYTLPSGGTLLDSSVNIWTNSLDNGPTHGSTNIPYVIAGNAGGFLKTGMHLMSPGASHRVLTTIASAAGCRKPTGDLVDNFGDPSAPGLITEIIA
- a CDS encoding DUF1592 domain-containing protein yields the protein MNGEPEPTAGTGGSAGANPPGSGGNGGATPSSSSGVSLLNLPASPLTAAGLHRLTAWEFANSLQDLLGGGVPLAPVEADTLVGGFATVGASSVSLSPAGVDQYETVLGNATAYAFADATHASAVLSCLPKSTTDTACLTQALNGFGRRAFRRPLTSAETTLFLNLATNIGNQSGSDVLTGVRYAVWAILQSPQFLYRVELGTPSAADGGRMKYTSFEMASRLAATLWASVPDDALLDAAAQDALSAPAGSLTQAQRMLADPRVHRSLAAFVDQLFDAFSLSQADKDPTMFPAYTTTLRAAMLQELELRIDDLAFTQKGDYLSLFESTSTFVNKELAAFYGVPFTATDDGFHRVDFPAGSPRVGLLGSAAILAGHAHAQLTSPTLRGKFVDEMLLCETIPPPPPGTPPLPAMAPAGSTVRQILSVHRSQAQCAACHALMDPIGFAMENFDTTGQYRTTDNGQSVDTTGTLNGVAFSNLAELGTVVRKNAVTGPCLVSKVYENALGRLPVDKDGVALNQLISQFSKAGNRIDQLLVDLVGNDGFRFVTPM